In Caloramator sp. E03, the sequence GATGCCATAGTCAAAATCTCTATCGCTTTGGGAAAGACAAAGCAGGTAATCAAAAATATCAATGTAAAGACTGTAGACGTCAGTTTACTCTTGAAGATTATAAGGGTAAGAAAAATCGTGTATTGAGAGGGTATCCTCGTTGTCCTGTTTGTGGTAGTGGTACTTATTTGCACCATGATTATGAGTACTATTCCCATTATACTTGCAACTCTAAAAAATGTGGTCATTCTATTTATGTTGCAAAACCTATTAATATACCCTCTGCATCTTGTGAATTAATTAAAGGAAAGACAGATTTTAAAAGAATGAGATTTCCATTATTTTTAATTCTTACTGCACTTAACCTCTATTATCTAAATGGTTCTTCAACAAGAAGAATATCTCAATTTTTTAAACTAACCTACAATGTCAAAGTTTCTCATGTAACTATTGCATCTTGGTGCAAAAAATTTGCTCCAATTTTTCTAAGTATAGCTAATAAACTTACTGAAAATCTTGATTTAAGTGCATCTGATGAATGGCATGCCGACGAAACTGTCGTTTTTATTAATGGTAAAAAACATTATCTTTGGTTAATTATAGATTCAGAAACCAGAATGGTTCTTGGTTTTAATTTATCTCCTTCAAGAGATGCTTCTCAAGCTTTTTCCTTGTTTAAATCTGCAAGTAAGTTTGGATGTCCATCGGCTATTGTGACCGATAGATTAGGCTCATATAATCTTGCTACTAAAACTATTTTTAATTCTTCAAAACACATAAAAGTTCAATCATTTAAAGATGATATATCCAACAACTTGCTAGAAGCTTTTAATGATACATTTAAAGACTGGTATAAACGTAAAAGAGGTTTTAAATCATTTGAAAGTGCAAACACTCTAATAGCAATGTTTATTTTCCATTATAATTTTTTAAGACCTCACTATTCTTTAAACAATCTAACTCCTGCACAAGTTGCTGGTATTTTAGTTGATGAAAAAAATATTAATAACTGGCTTCTGTCTGCTTAATTCTCAAATAAACCATATATTCTTAACACACCTACATTTTAAGTTTTAAGTAGGTGCCTTCGGCATGCCTTTTTTTGATAAATCCAGTATTATCAAATTTTATTAATTTAGATTACATAAAAAAACTGTGTAATTTTGTGTAATTATACGTGTAGCTACGCTATTTTTTCATATTTACTTAACACAATCAAATAAAATATGTAATTGTTAAGTCTGTAAAAACTATAGGGGAAAATATCTGTATTAGATGATATAGGAAGGTATAATCGAAAGTTAAAAAGATAATAGAATTGGCTATAAAACAAAAACTATTAAATAGCTATATTCTAACTCATTAATTATATAGCTTCTGGATAAAAAAGTAAAGAGGTAATATTATTTTTACAATAAAAAACCGGACGCGGGTCTTTGACAGTTGCAAGACAAAAAAAGTGCCTTAAAGCCTTGATATAGGCTTATTTTTTTGTCAAATTTTAAATTTTTATAGTGCACAATGTGTAACAATGTGTTATAATATAGATATAAATATATGAAGAGATGTGAAAAAATGAGATTACAAATTGTTAAATCAAAAAATGCAGCATCCTTATACGTAGTTAAATCTGTTTATGAAAAAGGCAATCGTACTTCAAAAGTAGTTGAGAAGCTTGGCACTTATGATGAACTTTTAAAAAAACTAAACGGACAAGACCCTATAGAATGGGGGAAGAGGTACGTTGAAGAGTTAAATAGAAAAGAAAAAGAAGAGAAAAGAGAAATATTAGTAAAATACTCGCCTGTTAAACAAATTAACAAAGACGAACAGCATACTTTTAATGGTAGTTACTTGTTTTTACAAAAAATATATAACGAGCTTGGGCTGCAAAATATCTGTAAAAATATTTCGGATAAACATAAATTTAATTTTAATCTAAATTCAATACTATCAAGATTAATTTATGCAAGAATTATTTATCCATCATCTAAGCTTGCTACATACGAACTATCAAAAAAATTTATTGAGCAGCCTGATTTTGAGCTTCAGCATATTTATAGAGCTTTAGAAGTAATTTCAGAAGAAACAGATTTTATTCAGTCAGAATTATATAAGAACAGTCTTAAAGTTTGCAATCGTAATAAAGGAGTTCTCTATTATGACTGCACCAACTATTTCTTTGAAATTGAACAGGAAGAAGGATTAAAACAGTATGGAGTATCGAAGGAACATAGACCCAATCCAATTGTTCAAATGGGACTTTTCATGGATGGAGACGGCATCCCCCTTGCATTTTGTATAAACAAAGGTAATACTAATGAACAAGTAACTTTAAAACCTTTAGAGCAAAAAATTATATCCGAATTTGGGCTTTCAAAATTTATCATTTGTACAGATGCAGGGCTTGCATCTACAGCTAATAGAAAATTTAATAATATACAAAATCGAGCTTTTATTACTACACAATCTATTAAAAAATTAAAATCACATTTAAAAGAATGGGCGTTAGACCCCAAAGGATGGCATCTTAGCGATTCAGACAAAGTATATAATTTAAACGAAATTAACGAAGAAGCAGATATTAATAAAATTTTTTATAAGGAACGCTGGATAAAAGAAGACGGGCTTGAACAAAAACTTATTGTAACATTTTCCTTGAAATATAGAAACTATCAAAGAACTATAAGAGGTAACCAAATAGAGAGAGCTCAAGAGGTTATTGATACCAATCCTACAAAATTGAAGAAATGTAATGCTAATGATTACAAACGCTTTATTTCAAAGACTCACTACACACCTGACGGTGAAGTAGCTGAAAAAGAATTATACAGCATTAATGCTGATTTAATAGCACAAGAGGCAATGTATGATGGTTTTTACGCAGTATGTACAAATATAAGTGATGATGCTGCCGCAATTATAAAAATTAATAGAAGGCGTTGGGAAATAGAAGAGTCCTTCCGTATTATGAAATCAGAGTTTAAGGCAAGACCAGTATATTTAAGAAGAGATGATAGAATAAAAGCGCATTTTACAACTTGTTTCATTTCCCTGATGATATATAGGCTATTAGAAAAAAAGCTTTCAGAAAAATATACGTGTAGCGATATTATATCAGGACTTAGAGAAATGAATTTTTATGAGATTAAGAATGAGGGCTATATTCCAATATATACAAGGACTGATTTTACAGATGATTTACATGACAAATTTGGCTTTAGAACGGATTATCAAATAATTAATATGAAACAAATGAAGAAAATTTTTAAAGACACGAAAAAATAAAAAACATTGTTCACTTTTTTGAAAAGTATAAAAGCCTGAGAGCCCTTGATATTCAATGGTTCTACAGGCTTTTTGCTTCTCGCAACTGTCAAAGATGAGAAAAAGTAAAGAGGTAATATTATTTTTACAATAAAAAACCGGACGTTATCGTCCGGTTGACATCATTTTTAGATTATGAATTGTATTAACAAATCTTACAGTTCCAGTTTGAGCTCTCATTACAACTGATTGAGTCCTTGCTCTTTCATTTTGATAATAAACTACACCTTTCAAAAGATCTCCATCGGATACCCCAGTTGCAGCAAAATATACATCATCACCCTTTACTATATCATCAAGCATCATTATTTTTTTTAAATCTTCTATTCCCATTTCTTTGCATCTTTGTCTTTCTTCTTCAGTTTCTGGATAAAGTCTTGCCTGCATATCTCCACCAAGGCATTTTAAAGCTGCTGCAGCAATAACTCCTTCTGGTGCTCCTCCTATACCTACCATAATATCAACGCCAGTATCTTCAAACCCCGTTGCAATAGCTGCAGCAATATCTCCATCACCAATAAGCTTCATTCTTGCTCCAACCTTTCTTACTTCATCCATAAGATAATTATGTCTTTCTCTATCAAGCATTATAACCGTTACATCTTCAACAGATTTTGAAAGAGCTTTTGCTACATTTTTAATGTTTTCACTAAGAGGAGCATCAAGACTAACGCATCCTTTTGCCTTAGGCCCTACTGCTATCTTTTCCATATACATATCAGGTGCATGAAGCAATCCTCCTTTTGTTGCCAAAGCAACAACAGCAAGAGCATTAGGAAGTCCTCTTGCAACGCATTTTGTTCCATCAAGGGGGTCAACTGCAATGTCAACTTCTAAAGAATTCTCGTCCCCACATCCTACTTTTTCACCGATGTATAGCATAGGAGCTTCATCCATTTCTCCTTCTCCTATAACAACAGTACCTCTAATATCAAGAGAATCAAACATTTTTCTCATTCCGTCAACAGCTGCCTGATCAGCAGCATTCTTGTCTCCTCTGCCCATAAACTTTGCCCCTCCAAGGGCCGCAGCCTCAGTAACCCTAATCAGTCCTAATGCTAGATCAATATTCATAAATAATCCCCCAAATTTCACTAAATAATATATAAAATATTATATTTTATAAAAATTTAAACGTCAATATAGCATATATTTAAATTTAATGTGCTATACTATTTCGTGTAAAAAAATAGCACTAAGCTATTTTTTACATATTTTAGAATTAAAATATGTTTTTTCATCTTACTTAATGCCTAGTGCTTTTAAAAGTTCAATCATATCATTTCTATATTTTTCTACAATGCCTTCTACATAGCTTTCATTTCCTATAAAAGCTATTTCTATCCCTGAATTAGGGCAACTAATTATATTTATTTGGTTTGACATTAAATCCCTAATTTTAAACTTATAACTATGAATATTTTCACAACCAATACAACTGATATCAAATATTAACGTTTTATTTATTTTCTTAACCTTATAAGGTACTTGACCGCACTCACATTTTATACCTGTTGGCTCCTTTAGTTTAAATATATCTACATCAGCTATATTATATTCCCCGCAATTACTACATCTCACTGCAATCTTACAGGAAGTATTTATAATCATATATTCACCTCCATATAATATTTATTCTCCATTTATTTTATAAATCCTCCTAATGTCGAAAAATATCACAAAACAAAAAAAGGGCTTATGCCCTTTTATTTACATTTTCTATTTTTTAAAGCTGCAGCTATAAAATCCCTAAAAAGAGGATGTGACCTGTTTGGTCTTGATTTAAATTCAGGATGGAACTGAACTCCTACAAACCATTTATGATTTTGAATCTCAACTATTTCAACAAGCCTGTCGTCAGGAGATGTTCCAGCAAATATCATTCCTTCTGCAGCAAACTGGGATCTAAATTCATTATTGAATTCATATCTATGTCTGTGCCTTTCATATATAACTTTATCATTATATGCCTCATAAGAGAATGTTCCTTCTTTTAACTTGCATGGGTAAAGCCCAAGCCTCATTGTTCCTCCCTTTTCATCAATATCTTTTTGCTCCGGCATAAGATCAATAACAGGATATTTTGTTTCTGGATCTATCTCTGAGCTGTTTGCACCACTTAACCCTAAAACATTTCTAGCAAACTCAATAACAGCACACTGCATGCCAAGGCATATTCCAAGGAAAGGAACATTATTTTCCCTTGCATATCTTATAGCAAGTATTTTACCTTCTATTCCCCTATCTCCAAAGCCTCCTGGAACTAAAATTCCATCGCAGCCTTTTAATATATCTTTATAGTTATTTTCATCAACTTCACAGGAGTTTATCCACTCTATTTCAACTTCAGCATCATTTGAAATTCCAGCATGTTTTAAAGCTTCAACAACTGAAAGATAAGCATCATGAAGTTCAACATATTTACCAACAAGAGCAATTTTAACATTCTCCTTTAGGTTTTTAAGCCTGTTAACCATATCCTTCCATTCGTCAAGCTGTGCCTCGCCACAGTTTAAATGCAGCTTTTTAACAACAAGATCATCAAGACCTTCTTCTTTTAAAAGAAGTGGAACTTCATATAAAGTTTCAGCATCAAGATTTTGTATTACAGATTCTCCATCTATATTGCAAAATAGCCCAATCTTATCTTTTAACTCTGCTGATAGAGGTTTTTCAGATCTACATACTATAATATCAGGTTGTATACCTATGCCTCTTAAATCTTTTACTGAATGCTGGGTTGGCTTTGTTTTAAGCTCTCCTGCCTTTGAAAGATAGGGTACAAGGGTTACATGTATAAAACAAACGTTTTCTCTTCCTACTTCATATTTTATTTGTCTTATCGCTTCAAGAAAAGGAAGACTTTCAATATCTCCAACTGTTCCACCTATTTCCGTAATTACAACATCAACATCTCTTTCCTTTGCAACTCTGTAAACTCTTTGTTTTATCTCATTTGTAATATGAGGGATTACTTGAACCGTACCACCAAGATATTCGCCTTTTCTTTCCTTTTGAATAACCGACCAGTAAATCTTTCCTGTTGTGACATTGCTATTTTTTGAAAGGTTTTCATCAATGAATCTTTCATAGTGACCAAGATCCAAATCAGTTTCAGCACCATCATCAGTTACAAATACCTCTCCGTGCTGGTATGGACTCATCGTGCCAGGATCAACGTTTATATATGGATCGAACTTCTGTATAGATACTTTAAGCCCCCTTGATTTTAAAAGCCTTCCAAGGGATGAGGAAGTAATACCTTTTCCAAGGGATGATGTAACTCCACCCGTAACAAATATATATTTGGTTGCCATAGTTCCCCTCCTAATCCAAAACATTAACTTTATTATTTTACTTCAAATATCTACTTAAATCAACCAAAAATAATCTTGAAATTTATACATAAATTAGTATACCATATATAAAATTTTTAAAACAAAAAAATATAAATAGACGGGTATCCGTCTATTCATAATTTAACACATAAACTAAAGTTTCAGTATTATTAAGGTTTTCATTATTTATCTCAACAACTTGGGATTTCAATTTTTCAACTCTATTAAAGTATTTAAGGAATTTATCCACTTCATCTAAATTCATTTTAAGTGCAGGTGTTTTATAATGCATAGGTATTACTATACCTGGTTTAATTTTATTTACTATTTCAAATGCTTCATCAGAATTTACGGTATATGTTCCTCCAACAGGTATTAAAAGCACATCAACTTTACCAAGCATTTTAATTTGCTCATCAGATAAAACATGCCCCAAATCACCAAGATGGCAAACCCTTATTCCTTCTTTTTCAAATACATAAACTGTATTATCTCCTCTTTTGGCTCCATTAACTTCATCATGATATGTATGTATACCTGTTATAGCAACATCCTTTATATAAAAATTTCCAACCTTATTTACAAGCTCAAATTTCCCTTTAATACAATCAGTAAAATTATGATCATAATGATTGTGGCTTACGGTAACAATATCCGCTTCGACAGATGGAATTTTATAGCCAACATTATCATCAAACGGATCTGTAAGAACCCTTACACCATCACTATAAGTAATTTTAAAACATGCATGTCCAAGCCATTTAATTCTCATAAAACCCCTCCATTTAATTATATAATCTTGAGATAGTTTTACCATTATTATAAATAATATTCAATAGATTTTAAAAAAATTTATTGAATATTAAGCCATTACAGTAAAAAATTACTGTAATGGCTTAATATTCAGCTCAAGAGAATTATCTATAGGCTCAAACCCTGCAGCTTCCATCCTATATTCAAGTTCAACCTTTCCACCTTTTTCATTAATATCAATATCTACCTTAGTTGGTTTTATCAAAACCTCCAGTGAACCAAATGGAGTACTATAAATACTTCTGTCACTAACTCCTTTTTTAAATACAAGATTTGAATTAGTAGTTCCTCTTCTAATTATAGTTAAGGAATTATCTTCAATTTTTAAAGTTGTCTTTGTACCTTCCATACCAGATATTTCTGATTCTTCATATTCTGCCATATATCTATTATCTTCCTTAAAAAATTTTCCTTCAGTAATGAGTTCAATGGTTTCATACTCTCCATCTATTGCCTGTTTAGTCTTAACTGAAATTAAAGCCTTGTATTCCATTTTTTACCCTCCTTTTTCTTTTAGTACTTTTCGATATCAATCTTTATGATTTCTGTAATATCACTATTTAGAAACCTTCCTCCAACTGTTGAAAATCTTCCCGGATTATCGCTTACATAATACTTATAATTCCCTTCTTTGTTTATATTATTTTGAAGATTATTTGCATATAATATTTCCTTTAGTTTAGCAGCAGTAGCTTCGGCTGGGTTTATTAATTTTACACTTTTTCCCATAACCTCACTGACAACATTTGTTAAAAGAGGATAGTGGGTACATCCCATAACAAGGGTATCAATATTAAGTTGTCTTAATGGCTTTAAATACTCTTTTGCAACAAGTAGTGATACTTCAGTCTGTGCCCATCCCTCTTCAACTATTGGTACAAACAACGGGCATGGATATGCAAAAAGCTCCGCCTCCGGCTTTAACTTTTTTATAGCTTTTTCATAAGCTCTACTACCAATAGTCCCTTCTGTCCCAATAATGCCTATTCTATTAGTTAAAGTAGCCTTAACTGCCATATTGGCTCCAGGCTCAATAACTCCTATTATCGGTATTTTAAACTCATCTTGAAGTTTTTCAAGGCTTAACGCAGAAGCAGTATTACATGCAACAACAATCGCCTTTACATTCATACTCATTAGAAATCTGGTATTTTGAAAGGAAAATTTTGTAATAGTTTCAGTAGATTTACTACCATAAGGAACTCTTGCAGTATCTCCAAAATATATAATATCTTCATTTGGAAGTATTTTCATAATCTCTTTCACTACAGTAAGTCCACCTATTCCTGAATCGAACACTCCAACAGCTCTATTGTCCATAATATCCCTGCCTTATATACTATAATAATATTATATTACTGCAATATTGTATTTTTAACTATTTAATCAACATTTTATCCATATAATAATAAAACAACTTTAATAATTTGTAAATATCACAAGCAAGATAAGCGGTTAAGCAGGGACGGTTAGTGTGAAAATGTCCATTTACAAAAAAGGAAAAAAGTACAAGCCAAGGGACGGTTACTTATTTCATACACAATATCTGCAAAATCAGGGGGACATGTATAAAATATTTTATCTATTATTTAATATAATAATTAACCGTCCCTGCTGTTGCCTTTGACAAGCCTAAAACTTTTTCATTCCGTCGTTGTGGCTACTTTTAGTCATGACCTGTTACTTATTTGTTTGAATTTTTTATCAAATAGATAGTGTTCTCCCTTCTGACAAATCGATATGAAATTAACTAAAATAAGTAACCGTCCCTTGAAGTTTTGAAATTTTTATTAAATTAGTTAAAATAAGTAACTGTCCCTGAAATCTAATCTTGAAGTTTTTAACATAAAAAAGAGCCGGAAGACCGGCTCTTTATTTTGAGTTATTGTGAACTGTTCTTTCAGCTAAGCGAATAGCAGCAGTAACAAGATTGCCACAGTCCCTTGATGGTACTGATCCCCATCCTTCTCGCTGGACTATGTCATAAACCCCAAGTTCCTTTGCAAGCTCCATCTTAAGCTCATCAGACATTAAGCTGTGATGCCTGCTCATAATATCCCCCCTAATCTTGTTACTATTATTATTTTCCCCCGTTATATTTAAAGTATCCATGCAATATTTACATAGTAAGTTCGCCATTTTCTGTATCAATAATCTTTAATATTTTTTCCTCTGTTCCGTCTAAAGCGTTTATATAAACAAGGTACTTCTCTCCTTTATAATCACCGAAAAACTCATAACATAATATCTCTCTTTGGGATTCCATAGGTATTATAGTAAGCCTTATGTTTTTAACGTTAAGGTTTTGGCTTACGTTTACTCTGGCTTCTTTTGCAGTAATTCTCGGCTTTTTAATTTCTCTCTCGTAATGAGCAACAAGGTAGTGGGCTGCTTCTATACCAATAATTTCCCCATTATCAAGTGCGACCTTAAGCTTTATCTGATCTGGATATACCACAACTTTATCCTTTACATAAACATAATTTATAACAGCAACGTTGTCATATTTTAATGAATATGTAGGAATCATATCTTTATATCCATTATTTTCCAAGAATTCCATGCCTTTTTTTATTGCTGATTTTATATCTATAGATGATTTTGGAACTTCCCTTGTATATAACATATAAACTACTTTACCACCATTTTTGCTTATATCTATATTGACTTGCTCATCCTTTTTGTCTTTTATTTTTACTGTAAAAGAATAAGCTGGAATCTTCTCACCCTTTTTATCGCTATATAAATTAATGCTTTCTATGTTTTTATTTTTTAATATATTTGAAACTATATCCTTAGCTTCCTTTTGACTAATCTCTTTTTCAGATAAAACCCTTGGTTTTATATTAAGTACATTTTCAGCAAAGGGGCCGTCATAAATAAGTGTTGGATATTGTTGCATCTCATCAGAAAGGGTTTTAAACTGGGCATCTATAGTTTTGCTTGCAGCTTTATTAAAAGATGTACTGCCTCCTTCTTTTATTTCACCCCATTTTATATCACCTTCTGTTAATGATGCTTCAAAATTTCTAAGCTGAATACTAAGATAACCTGCAAAGTCCCTTAACTTTTCTACGTTATTTAGTTCTGTTTGTGAAAGCTTTTGCCCACTATTACTTGCCTTTAAAAGAGAATAGCTAAAATCAGCAACTTGGGCTAAAAATTTACTCGTCTGACTTATTGAAGTATGTGATACTGGAAGAGAATTTAGCTTCTGTTGAGCATCACTTGCATTTTTCCAAATCTCACTAAAAACAAGTATCTTTTGTTTTGTAGAGGAAGCAACCGGAACTTTTGAAAGTGAAACAGATAATCCCTCAACATCATTTACTATATCATATAAATCCTTCTCATACTGATTTTGAAGATAATTTCTATAATCCCTTCTGTCAAGATACATAAGAATTCCAAAAGTTGTCGAACCTACAACTATAAAACAAATTATCAAAGCAAATATAGCTCTTTTTTTAAACATTTATACCGCCCCTTGATAGAATAAACTTTCATACATTCTAAAAGGTATTTTTTGCATTTATATGATTTTTATACTTATAATTGTTTCATAATAATTAATAATTAATTTTCACAAACATAACAATTATAAATTAATATATTTTTTGATATAATAAAATATGCTTACATAAGCTAAGCAAGGTCAGGAGTGGTTATATGAAAGTTTTAGCTCTTTCAGTATCAGCAGGAACAGGCCATTTTAAAGCGGCAAAAGCAATTAAAAATTATTTTGAATCAAACTACAAAAATGTAGAAATGAACATAATTGATACTTTAAAATACATTAATCCCTTGATTAACAAAATCGTTATTGGAAGCTATCTTAAATCCATAAAAGTTACTCCTAAAATATATGCAAAACTATATGAGCATGCAGATGAAGATGAAACTATTTCAAGTTTTTCAGAAATAGCAAACCACATATTATCAATTAAAATTAAAAACCTTATTTTAGATACTAATCCAGACATAATACTTTGTACCCATCCTTTTCCT encodes:
- the ypeB gene encoding germination protein YpeB — its product is MFKKRAIFALIICFIVVGSTTFGILMYLDRRDYRNYLQNQYEKDLYDIVNDVEGLSVSLSKVPVASSTKQKILVFSEIWKNASDAQQKLNSLPVSHTSISQTSKFLAQVADFSYSLLKASNSGQKLSQTELNNVEKLRDFAGYLSIQLRNFEASLTEGDIKWGEIKEGGSTSFNKAASKTIDAQFKTLSDEMQQYPTLIYDGPFAENVLNIKPRVLSEKEISQKEAKDIVSNILKNKNIESINLYSDKKGEKIPAYSFTVKIKDKKDEQVNIDISKNGGKVVYMLYTREVPKSSIDIKSAIKKGMEFLENNGYKDMIPTYSLKYDNVAVINYVYVKDKVVVYPDQIKLKVALDNGEIIGIEAAHYLVAHYEREIKKPRITAKEARVNVSQNLNVKNIRLTIIPMESQREILCYEFFGDYKGEKYLVYINALDGTEEKILKIIDTENGELTM
- a CDS encoding DUF1934 domain-containing protein, translated to MEYKALISVKTKQAIDGEYETIELITEGKFFKEDNRYMAEYEESEISGMEGTKTTLKIEDNSLTIIRRGTTNSNLVFKKGVSDRSIYSTPFGSLEVLIKPTKVDIDINEKGGKVELEYRMEAAGFEPIDNSLELNIKPLQ
- a CDS encoding IS6 family transposase encodes the protein MCKSLNKISCPRCHSQNLYRFGKDKAGNQKYQCKDCRRQFTLEDYKGKKNRVLRGYPRCPVCGSGTYLHHDYEYYSHYTCNSKKCGHSIYVAKPINIPSASCELIKGKTDFKRMRFPLFLILTALNLYYLNGSSTRRISQFFKLTYNVKVSHVTIASWCKKFAPIFLSIANKLTENLDLSASDEWHADETVVFINGKKHYLWLIIDSETRMVLGFNLSPSRDASQAFSLFKSASKFGCPSAIVTDRLGSYNLATKTIFNSSKHIKVQSFKDDISNNLLEAFNDTFKDWYKRKRGFKSFESANTLIAMFIFHYNFLRPHYSLNNLTPAQVAGILVDEKNINNWLLSA
- a CDS encoding IS1634 family transposase — protein: MRLQIVKSKNAASLYVVKSVYEKGNRTSKVVEKLGTYDELLKKLNGQDPIEWGKRYVEELNRKEKEEKREILVKYSPVKQINKDEQHTFNGSYLFLQKIYNELGLQNICKNISDKHKFNFNLNSILSRLIYARIIYPSSKLATYELSKKFIEQPDFELQHIYRALEVISEETDFIQSELYKNSLKVCNRNKGVLYYDCTNYFFEIEQEEGLKQYGVSKEHRPNPIVQMGLFMDGDGIPLAFCINKGNTNEQVTLKPLEQKIISEFGLSKFIICTDAGLASTANRKFNNIQNRAFITTQSIKKLKSHLKEWALDPKGWHLSDSDKVYNLNEINEEADINKIFYKERWIKEDGLEQKLIVTFSLKYRNYQRTIRGNQIERAQEVIDTNPTKLKKCNANDYKRFISKTHYTPDGEVAEKELYSINADLIAQEAMYDGFYAVCTNISDDAAAIIKINRRRWEIEESFRIMKSEFKARPVYLRRDDRIKAHFTTCFISLMIYRLLEKKLSEKYTCSDIISGLREMNFYEIKNEGYIPIYTRTDFTDDLHDKFGFRTDYQIINMKQMKKIFKDTKK
- the murI gene encoding glutamate racemase, producing the protein MDNRAVGVFDSGIGGLTVVKEIMKILPNEDIIYFGDTARVPYGSKSTETITKFSFQNTRFLMSMNVKAIVVACNTASALSLEKLQDEFKIPIIGVIEPGANMAVKATLTNRIGIIGTEGTIGSRAYEKAIKKLKPEAELFAYPCPLFVPIVEEGWAQTEVSLLVAKEYLKPLRQLNIDTLVMGCTHYPLLTNVVSEVMGKSVKLINPAEATAAKLKEILYANNLQNNINKEGNYKYYVSDNPGRFSTVGGRFLNSDITEIIKIDIEKY
- a CDS encoding MBL fold metallo-hydrolase, whose protein sequence is MRIKWLGHACFKITYSDGVRVLTDPFDDNVGYKIPSVEADIVTVSHNHYDHNFTDCIKGKFELVNKVGNFYIKDVAITGIHTYHDEVNGAKRGDNTVYVFEKEGIRVCHLGDLGHVLSDEQIKMLGKVDVLLIPVGGTYTVNSDEAFEIVNKIKPGIVIPMHYKTPALKMNLDEVDKFLKYFNRVEKLKSQVVEINNENLNNTETLVYVLNYE
- a CDS encoding small, acid-soluble spore protein, alpha/beta type, with protein sequence MSRHHSLMSDELKMELAKELGVYDIVQREGWGSVPSRDCGNLVTAAIRLAERTVHNNSK
- the glpX gene encoding class II fructose-bisphosphatase, with the protein product MNIDLALGLIRVTEAAALGGAKFMGRGDKNAADQAAVDGMRKMFDSLDIRGTVVIGEGEMDEAPMLYIGEKVGCGDENSLEVDIAVDPLDGTKCVARGLPNALAVVALATKGGLLHAPDMYMEKIAVGPKAKGCVSLDAPLSENIKNVAKALSKSVEDVTVIMLDRERHNYLMDEVRKVGARMKLIGDGDIAAAIATGFEDTGVDIMVGIGGAPEGVIAAAALKCLGGDMQARLYPETEEERQRCKEMGIEDLKKIMMLDDIVKGDDVYFAATGVSDGDLLKGVVYYQNERARTQSVVMRAQTGTVRFVNTIHNLKMMSTGR
- a CDS encoding CTP synthase, which translates into the protein MATKYIFVTGGVTSSLGKGITSSSLGRLLKSRGLKVSIQKFDPYINVDPGTMSPYQHGEVFVTDDGAETDLDLGHYERFIDENLSKNSNVTTGKIYWSVIQKERKGEYLGGTVQVIPHITNEIKQRVYRVAKERDVDVVITEIGGTVGDIESLPFLEAIRQIKYEVGRENVCFIHVTLVPYLSKAGELKTKPTQHSVKDLRGIGIQPDIIVCRSEKPLSAELKDKIGLFCNIDGESVIQNLDAETLYEVPLLLKEEGLDDLVVKKLHLNCGEAQLDEWKDMVNRLKNLKENVKIALVGKYVELHDAYLSVVEALKHAGISNDAEVEIEWINSCEVDENNYKDILKGCDGILVPGGFGDRGIEGKILAIRYARENNVPFLGICLGMQCAVIEFARNVLGLSGANSSEIDPETKYPVIDLMPEQKDIDEKGGTMRLGLYPCKLKEGTFSYEAYNDKVIYERHRHRYEFNNEFRSQFAAEGMIFAGTSPDDRLVEIVEIQNHKWFVGVQFHPEFKSRPNRSHPLFRDFIAAALKNRKCK